One Candidatus Nanosynbacter featherlites genomic region harbors:
- the rpoC gene encoding DNA-directed RNA polymerase subunit beta', giving the protein MAQFAFNATGISDFDAVRLVVASPEDILKWSHGEVTKPETINYRTQKPERDGLFCERIFGPVKDINPHDSKLKGVRSREAAVDKNGELVTKSIVRRERMGHIQLAAPVAHIWFMRGTPSAMSQLLGMTVRNLERVAYFATYVILKVDEATRDQYLADLEAETEAGRAAIKIRYEKMAEEDGADIKALAKEQSREVEELNEKYNTRKAQLDSLNKGALLSETDYRNLPEEYDELIEVGMGASALKTLLDEIDLPQLIAELTEEAESAKGQREKKILKRLKMLESMHAAGIKPSSLTLSVLPVIPPDLRPMVALSGGRFATSDLNDLYRRIINRNNRLKKLVELNAPEVIQRNEKRMLQEAVDALIDNAAARGGRAVSSTGGRRRLKSISDMLKGKQGRFRQNLLGKRVDYSGRSVIVVGPKLKIHQCGLPKQMALELFKPFVISWLIRNEFAHNIRSATRLIESGEAVVWDALDAVIEGKYVLLNRAPSLHRLSIQSFQPVLVEGKAIQLHPLVCAGFNADFDGDQMAVHLPLSKEAQAEARELMSATANLLKPADGAPVLHISQDIVLGNYYLTYDKPQAQTDHIKSFSSVYEAELAYDKGDIQLQTPIRIFAKGKVRQTTLGRVFFNEILPEDFPYDNNVQTKKQLKKVLAQIFNKYGAEETAKIADRMKGQAFRFATTAAVSTGMTDYVHFDEIPEFVAEGDAKAALISEQFDQGLITEEERYNLTVNAWRNVDNKITAFLKDQLAHMDTSISMMVNSGARGDISNVKLASAMIGIQMDATNHEIELPIRSSYTGGLSSLEAFVATRGARKGLIDTALKTADSGYLTRRLVDVAQDVFTVEDVEGDDEGYAIYRSETEETMIDFSNRLAGRYAAETIPGHVNKDELITREIADSIDDDESIQSVKIQSVLSTNNLNGIPQRSYGVDMSTGKLVGNHQPVGVIAAQSVGEPGTQLTLRTFHNSGVAGGDITQGLPRVEELFEARTPKGQAYVTEIAGLVDVWEDGKKYIVQVTPESGKVERLPLDGRTVVVKAGSSVKAGDVLATGEGDTRPLVAPFDGVVEAAEDTLVIAAEAGAPARYEIPGTMQLVVKANDVVEAGDRLTAGSLNLHDLMRLKGVEATQRYIINEVLRIYAAQGQDVADKHLEIIVRQMFSRVQIEDAGDSDFVTGDIVSKAAAVNTNKQLAAEGKNLISYTQLLLGITKVSIWSDSWLSAASFQDTTRVLINAAVSGRADHLHGLKENVIIGRKIPVGTGVVEEDETLASDNTEEMVEEFSEM; this is encoded by the coding sequence ATGGCGCAATTTGCATTCAATGCTACTGGCATTAGCGATTTTGATGCAGTACGCTTAGTGGTTGCCAGCCCAGAAGATATCCTGAAATGGAGTCACGGTGAAGTTACTAAGCCAGAAACGATCAATTATCGTACTCAAAAGCCAGAGCGTGACGGTTTGTTCTGTGAACGAATTTTCGGTCCCGTTAAGGACATCAATCCACACGACTCAAAGCTAAAAGGTGTTCGTTCACGCGAAGCGGCGGTTGACAAAAATGGTGAATTAGTTACCAAGTCAATCGTTCGCCGTGAGCGCATGGGTCACATTCAACTGGCCGCACCAGTCGCGCACATCTGGTTTATGCGCGGCACACCAAGTGCCATGAGTCAATTGCTCGGCATGACAGTTCGCAACTTGGAGCGAGTAGCTTACTTTGCGACCTATGTCATTTTGAAAGTTGATGAAGCAACTCGCGACCAATACCTCGCAGATCTAGAGGCTGAAACTGAAGCTGGTCGTGCTGCTATCAAGATTCGCTATGAAAAAATGGCAGAAGAAGACGGTGCTGACATCAAAGCCTTGGCCAAAGAGCAGAGTCGTGAAGTTGAAGAATTGAACGAGAAATACAATACTCGCAAAGCACAGCTTGACAGCCTAAACAAGGGCGCGTTGTTGTCTGAAACTGACTACCGCAACTTGCCAGAAGAATACGATGAGCTCATCGAAGTTGGCATGGGTGCTTCAGCATTGAAGACATTGCTAGACGAGATCGACTTGCCACAGCTGATCGCAGAGTTGACCGAAGAGGCTGAAAGCGCCAAGGGTCAGCGCGAGAAGAAAATCCTCAAGCGTTTGAAGATGCTCGAGAGCATGCACGCCGCTGGCATCAAGCCAAGCAGCTTGACACTGAGTGTATTGCCGGTCATCCCACCGGACCTTCGCCCAATGGTAGCCCTTAGTGGTGGTCGATTTGCTACCTCAGACCTGAATGACCTGTACCGCCGCATCATCAACCGTAACAATCGTCTGAAGAAATTGGTTGAGCTCAATGCACCAGAAGTCATTCAGCGCAACGAAAAGCGCATGCTACAGGAAGCAGTCGACGCATTGATCGACAACGCTGCTGCTCGTGGTGGTCGCGCCGTCAGTTCGACTGGTGGTCGCCGCCGCTTGAAGTCAATTTCCGACATGCTAAAGGGTAAGCAGGGACGCTTCCGTCAAAACCTGCTCGGTAAGCGTGTCGACTACTCTGGCCGTTCAGTCATCGTCGTTGGTCCAAAATTGAAGATTCACCAGTGTGGTTTGCCAAAACAAATGGCGCTTGAACTGTTCAAGCCATTTGTTATCAGCTGGCTGATCCGCAATGAATTTGCTCACAACATTCGCTCAGCAACGCGGTTGATCGAATCAGGCGAAGCAGTTGTTTGGGACGCATTGGATGCGGTGATTGAAGGCAAATACGTGCTGTTGAACCGTGCTCCGTCACTTCACCGTTTGTCAATCCAATCCTTCCAGCCAGTTTTGGTTGAAGGAAAAGCCATCCAACTGCATCCGCTAGTTTGTGCCGGCTTTAACGCTGACTTTGACGGTGACCAGATGGCCGTTCACTTACCACTCTCTAAGGAAGCGCAAGCCGAGGCACGCGAATTGATGAGCGCTACTGCTAACTTGCTGAAGCCTGCTGACGGTGCGCCAGTCTTGCACATTTCGCAGGACATCGTGCTGGGTAACTATTACCTGACCTATGACAAGCCACAGGCGCAGACTGACCACATCAAGTCATTTAGCTCAGTTTACGAAGCAGAGTTGGCATACGACAAGGGTGATATTCAGCTACAAACGCCAATCCGGATTTTTGCTAAAGGCAAGGTGCGTCAGACAACCTTGGGACGCGTCTTCTTTAACGAGATTCTGCCAGAGGACTTCCCTTACGACAACAACGTCCAGACCAAGAAACAGCTGAAGAAGGTCTTGGCGCAAATCTTTAACAAGTACGGTGCCGAGGAGACTGCCAAAATCGCTGACCGCATGAAGGGTCAGGCTTTCCGCTTCGCGACAACCGCGGCGGTGTCGACCGGTATGACCGACTACGTGCACTTCGACGAAATCCCTGAGTTCGTGGCTGAGGGTGACGCTAAAGCGGCTTTGATCTCTGAGCAGTTCGACCAGGGTCTGATCACCGAAGAAGAGCGTTACAACTTGACAGTGAATGCCTGGCGAAACGTCGACAATAAGATTACCGCGTTCTTGAAGGATCAATTGGCGCACATGGACACCAGTATTTCCATGATGGTTAACTCTGGTGCTCGTGGTGATATTTCCAACGTGAAGCTGGCGAGCGCCATGATCGGTATTCAGATGGACGCAACCAACCACGAAATTGAGCTGCCGATCCGTAGTTCGTACACCGGTGGTTTGTCCAGCCTTGAGGCCTTCGTGGCAACCCGTGGTGCGCGTAAGGGTCTGATTGACACCGCGCTCAAGACCGCCGACTCAGGTTACCTGACCCGTCGTTTGGTCGACGTGGCGCAGGATGTCTTCACCGTTGAGGACGTTGAAGGTGACGACGAAGGTTACGCAATTTACCGTTCAGAAACTGAAGAAACGATGATCGACTTCTCGAACCGCTTGGCTGGTCGTTATGCCGCTGAGACGATTCCAGGTCACGTCAACAAGGACGAATTGATCACTCGGGAAATCGCTGACTCAATTGATGACGATGAAAGCATCCAGAGCGTCAAGATCCAATCAGTCTTGTCAACTAACAACCTCAACGGCATTCCACAACGCAGTTACGGTGTTGACATGTCAACTGGCAAATTGGTTGGTAATCATCAGCCAGTCGGTGTCATCGCTGCTCAGTCAGTCGGTGAGCCAGGTACTCAGCTAACCTTGCGTACCTTCCACAACTCTGGTGTCGCTGGTGGTGACATCACCCAAGGTCTGCCGCGTGTTGAAGAATTGTTCGAGGCGCGCACACCAAAGGGTCAGGCGTATGTCACGGAAATTGCTGGGTTAGTTGACGTCTGGGAAGATGGCAAAAAGTACATCGTCCAAGTTACCCCAGAATCGGGCAAGGTTGAGCGCCTGCCGCTGGACGGCCGAACCGTCGTGGTCAAGGCTGGCTCAAGCGTCAAGGCTGGCGACGTATTGGCAACTGGCGAAGGTGACACTCGTCCGCTGGTCGCACCATTTGACGGTGTGGTTGAGGCGGCTGAGGACACCTTGGTCATCGCTGCTGAAGCTGGCGCACCAGCTCGTTACGAAATCCCAGGCACCATGCAGTTGGTCGTTAAGGCTAACGACGTCGTCGAGGCTGGCGACCGCCTAACAGCTGGTTCATTGAACCTACACGACTTGATGCGCCTGAAGGGTGTCGAGGCCACCCAGCGCTACATCATCAACGAAGTGCTGCGCATTTACGCCGCTCAGGGTCAAGACGTGGCCGACAAGCACCTGGAGATCATCGTTCGCCAGATGTTCAGCCGTGTCCAAATCGAAGATGCGGGCGACAGCGACTTTGTGACGGGTGACATCGTCTCCAAGGCTGCGGCGGTGAACACCAACAAGCAGCTGGCCGCTGAAGGCAAAAACCTCATCAGCTACACTCAGTTGCTACTCGGTATCACCAAGGTGTCCATCTGGAGCGACTCATGGCTATCCGCCGCGTCCTTCCAGGACACCACTCGCGTGTTGATCAATGCTGCCGTATCTGGCCGCGCTGACCACTTGCATGGTCTCAAAGAAAACGTCATCATCGGCCGCAAGATCCCAGTGGGGACGGGCGTTGTCGAAGAGGATGAAACCTTGGCTAGTGACAACACTGAGGAAATGGTTGAAGAATTCTCAGAGATGTAG